The following DNA comes from Sphingobacteriales bacterium.
TATCATTTCCTAAAAATACTCGTGGATTTTCAAATACGATAACGGCAGAAATAAAAGAATCTTTACAGCCAAAAGCGGAAGTTGCCATTAGTTTAACATTGTATTTTCCTGATTTACTGTAGGTTTTTGACGGGTTTTCATTGTCCGAGGTGGTCTGGTCGTTAAATTCCCAAAAATAAGACAGCAATCCGAACTGAATATCCGAAAGATTCTGAAAATCAAACTGATTGCCTGACAAACACTGCATACTGTCATTGACTGTAAACAATGCCTTGGGCATAGGTTTGACGTAAACTTCTTTGATGATACTGTCGCTGCATCCTTTGTCAGAAACAACCACCAGTTTTACTTTAAATGTATCCACTTTTGAATATTGGTGGCTGGCCTGTTGGGATTGAGTGGTGCTTCCATCCCCGAAAAACCAGTTTGACGTATAACTTCCTGATTTTAAAACAGTCTGGTTTGAAAACGAATAGTTATTTCCCTCAATGCACTGTGAACGCTTATTGATGGAAAAGCCTGCAACCGGCATGGGATTTACGACAACCTGCCTCGTGATGGAATCCTTACATCCTTTTTCACTGACAGCAATCAACTTAACGTCAAAAGTGCCGTCATTACTGTATTTGTGATATTTGTTAACACTATCAGACCGGGTATTATCTCCCGGATTCCACTGGAAAGTCAGGGTTCCTGATTTTATTGATGACTGATTCAGGAAATAAAAAGAGTTTCCCGACAGGCACTGGCTGTTATTGTTAATGCTGAAATCAGCCGTGGGTGATGGATAAACACTGATTTTTTTCTCGATGGAATCCTGACAGCCCTGGTCCGATTCCACCAGTAGCTTAACGGTGAAATTCCCATCATTCATGTATGTTCTGGTGGGAGCAGGCAAAACGGATGATGACCCGTCTCCGAAGTACCAGTACCTTAAACTCAATGTTCCCGTTTTGATGGTTGATAAATCTGTGAAATAAAACATGTTACCATTTAAACAGCCACTGGTATCGCTGACACTGAAAGCTGATTGCGGCATGGGATAAACATATACATTTTTTATCATGCTGTCTTTACACCCGATAGTGCTGCTCGCAATGAGTTTTATCTGATAAACGCCATCGTTTTGGAAACTATAGCCGGGGTGGGTGGCTGTTGAGGTGCCTTTCTTTCCAAAATCCCAGTAATAGCTGAGGTTTCCGTAAGGAATAGCGGATTGGGTGGTAAAACTGAACTGATTCCCTGAAAGACACTGGGTGCTGTCATTTATTTGAAATGCAGCTTTGGGATGAGCCATTACATAAACCTTTTCATGAATGGTATCACGGCAGTTTTTATCTGAGATGGCTATCAGACTAACTGTAAAGGTGTCGGAATAACTATAGCTGTGAGAAGGATTTTTTACATTGGAAGTATCCATGTCACCGAAATGCCAGAGATAAGACAACGAACCTGATGACAGGGTGCTTTGGTTTGTAAATACATAGTTGTTACTGTTTCTGCATTGATAGGTATTATTCACAGAAAATTTTGCCACAGGGTCAGGATAAATGCTGACGGTATCGAAAAAGGTGTCTTTACAACCATAATCGGATGTGGCAATCAGCCTGACAATGAAATTGTCAACTTTGGGATAAATATGCTGAACATTGGCTGTATTCGTATCGGTATTATCGCCAAAACTGAATAAATACGTCATACTTCCACTTGAAATGACGGACTTGTTGGTGAAGTTGATCAGGTTGTTTTTCAGGCATGCACTTGAAACAGAATAATTAAATGATGCGGAAGGAAAGGGACCAAAATCAACCACTATTGTGTCAGTACCCGTATATCCGTAAGGTGCTGAAACCAGAACGATATAAGTACCCGAAGCACTTACTTTAAGTTTGTTGCTTACCGAGAGTGTATCATTCAATCCTGATTTTTTCCAGATAAAAGTATAGCCGTAGCCTGTATCAACCTGAAGGTTTACGGTATCGCCAACGCATGCTTTGATATCATTACCAAGTTTTGGGTTGGGGATATCAAGAATCTTGACATCGTCAACAGCCAGATCACTTAAAAACCCTGCACCTGTAATAGCTCTGAACCTGAATTTGTTCAGATAGCGGTAGTTGTTTAAATCAACAAGCACTTTAAACCATTGATTTCCTTTGTTGCCGGAAAGAGGAGTCATGATGTCGTTTTTCCAGTATGATGCAGAGTCAATGTCAAGGTGAAGTTCACCCATCTGGTTCCCGTACATGTGGCACCAGAATTCCAGATATGGATTGGTAATGGCAGAGATTTCAAAATCTACCGTGTAAATCTCAGCTTTTTTTGAAGGAGAGTATCCGGATGCTTCTGTATAGATGTAGTAAGTTCCTTCGTAAGCACTGGAAGGGCCTGTGGTAGCGGAAGGGGTAGAACCACTGTATCTTGTCCAGTCCATATCGTCTGTGGTGGATTGAGTCCAATATCCGAGATTACTGTTTTCGAACCCCTGCTGATAGGGAAAAGACTTGATAAGGGTATATTTTTTTGTCAGCGTATCATTCGTTTTATTACCGTCTCCTCCGCTGTTAGGATTGGAGGTCCAGACTTTTAAATCGGAAACACCATCCGGAAAGTTGTAATTGGTAGTGATGGTTACAGTAGTTGAGTTTCCGGAAGTCAGGCTGCCTGTCCATGATTTGACGATAGCAGAACCCTGATTGACCGATAAGTTCAGGTCGAAAGACGATAAGGTATTGGTTCCCATATTTTTAACCACAGCCTTGACAACTTTTTTGTTTTCTACAAAAAAATCTGTCAGAGCCGCATCATTGCCAATTGTGGCGGTGATTTTAATATCATCCAGACATATTCCGTAACCGTATTGGGCAATACCTTCAAAAGCCACATAATAGGTGGTTCCCGTATTGGGTAATGAAACAGTTCGCTGTACCCAGCCTGTTGTTTCGGTGGAATAGGTAGCCAGCAAAGACCATGAGCCGGTGGCAGAGGTTCTGTAATAGATTTTGAGCTGATCTTTGTCAACGCCCCATTTCAGGCGGGCTTCATAAAATGTAAGTGTTACGTTTGTTAGTCCTCCCAGATCAAGAACGGGTGTAACCAATTTCCGGGTATTCGAAGATGGAGGCGAAGTTGGCGAAAACAAAAAGGCATTACGGGTACCGCTGTATGCTGCCGATGGATGATTGGCGCCATTATCGTAGTAACCGCCATTGTTGATGGTCCATACATCCGATCCTGTAACCTGTATTTGTGTCCAGCCTGTTGGCAGCGAGGAAGAGCCGTTGAAACTTTCAAAAAATATGGTGTTTTGTGCACTTGCAGTGAATGAAGTTTGAAAAATAATTAAAGTTAAAAAAAACACTGCTCCGGCAAATATACTTTTAAAGGTCGTTGCAGGTTGAACAATAACTGATTTCTTAATAAAAGTAATGTTGTTTATCCTTGCCATCTTATCAATATCATCAACAATTTCTGCATTTTCTTGTTTTGTAAAGATAGTATTTTAATTCACTATTCATCTCGTTTAGTATCCTTCACATGGTAAAAGTTAACACTTTATCTTAATTTTATATTTTATTAATGTCTGGTAACTGAATAACTTGCCCTTTAGACGCACAGACAATAGTTTAGGTTTACTGCTTTAATATTTAACTATTGTCAAATTTGAAGTTACTTTTGCGGTCTTAAAAAATCTCATAATGAATTACGATACCGAAGAAAACAGTAGCCGGAAAAAATCTTTGAATTTTATTGAGGAAATTATTGAGGAAGATATAAGAAATGGGAAAAACAACGGGGAAGTCTATACCCGTTTTCCTCCCGAGCCAAATGGCTATTTGCACATTGGCCATGCCAAGTCAATCTGCCTGAATTTTGGTCTGGCAAAAAAATATAACGGGAAATGTAATTTGCGTTTTGACGATACCAATCCTGTTACGGAAGATGTCGAATATGTTGATTCTATTATGGAAGATGTTCGATGGCTGGGTTTTCAGTGGGAAGGTGAGCCACGCTATGCCTCCGATTATTTCGACCAATTGTACCAATGGGCTGTAAAACTCATAAAAGCCGGAAAAGCTTATGTGTGTGACCTGAGTCCCGATGAATTTTCAGAGCTGAGAGGTACTCCTGCAGAGCCCGGGAAAGAAAGCCCCTACCGGAACAGAAGCGTTGAAGAAAACCTTGATCTTTTTGAAAGAATGAAAAACGGGGAATTCCCGGATGGTTCAAAAGTTTTAAGGGCCAAAATTGACATGGCTTCACCCAATATGCTTCTGCGCGATCCGGCTATTTACCGCATAAAACATGCTCATCATCACCGTACCGGTGATAAATGGTGCATTTATCCTATGTACGATTTTGCCCACGGACAGTCAGATTATCTCGAAGGGATAACCCATTCAATATGTACGCTTGAATTTGAGGTTCACAGGCCTTTGTACGATTGGTTCCTTGACCAGCTAATCGAAACGGAATACCGTCCCCGTCAGATTGAATTTGCCCGCCTGAACCTTAGCTACACAGTGATGAGCAAAAGAAAACTGCTTGAACTGGTGGAAGAAAAATATGTCAGTGGTTGGGACGACCCGAGGATGCCTACTATTTCCGGCCTCAGGCGGAGAGGCTACACCCCTGAATCTATCAGGGATTTCAGCGAAAGGGTAGGCGTTGCCAAACGTGAAAATGTCATTGATGTATCGCTGCTTGAATTCTGTATCCGTGAAGATTTGAATAAGAGTGCCCAGCGGATCATGGCTGTATTAAATCCTTTGAAACTGGTCATCACCAATCTGCCGGATGACTATTATGAAGAATTGCCTACTGAAAACAATCCGGAAGATCCTGAATCAGGCTCAAGGCTTGTCCCTTTCAGCAAAAACCTGCTCATTGAAAGGGAAGATTTCATGGAAAATCCACCAAAAGGATATTTTCGCCTTTTCCCCGGAAATGAAGTCAGGCTAAAGGGAGCATATATTGTTAAATGTACGGGCTTTGAAAAAGAAGGGGATCAGGTAACTGTTGTGTATGGTGAATTAGATCCGGCAACCCGTAGCGGATTGCCAGGTGCTCAGCGTAAAGTAAAAGGAACTATCCATTGGGTTTCAGAAAAGCATGCCGTTCAGGCTGAAATCAGGTTGTACGACCGTTTGTTCAACACCCCTAACCCCGATGAAGCTGAGGAAGGGAAAGACTTTAAGTCGAATCTGAACCCGGACTCTCTTAAGATAATTACCGGTTTTATTGAACCTTATGTCAGGGGTGCGAAGCCATATCAGAAATTTCAGTTTCAACGGATTGGCTATTTTTGTGTCGATCCTGATTCGGATAATAATCACCTGATATTCAATCGTACAGCCACATTGAGAGACTCGTGGCAGAAAGCGGTGAAATAGCTGTTTAGCTAAGCTTACTGAATGTTTTTACCACATATTCCAGCATTTCATCCGTAAAATCAAGATGGGTAACCATTCTGATCCTGTTTTTACCTATGCTGAGTGCAAGAATGCGGTTTGTCTTTAATTTTTCAAGAAAAATTCCGGCATCA
Coding sequences within:
- a CDS encoding PKD domain-containing protein, translating into MARINNITFIKKSVIVQPATTFKSIFAGAVFFLTLIIFQTSFTASAQNTIFFESFNGSSSLPTGWTQIQVTGSDVWTINNGGYYDNGANHPSAAYSGTRNAFLFSPTSPPSSNTRKLVTPVLDLGGLTNVTLTFYEARLKWGVDKDQLKIYYRTSATGSWSLLATYSTETTGWVQRTVSLPNTGTTYYVAFEGIAQYGYGICLDDIKITATIGNDAALTDFFVENKKVVKAVVKNMGTNTLSSFDLNLSVNQGSAIVKSWTGSLTSGNSTTVTITTNYNFPDGVSDLKVWTSNPNSGGDGNKTNDTLTKKYTLIKSFPYQQGFENSNLGYWTQSTTDDMDWTRYSGSTPSATTGPSSAYEGTYYIYTEASGYSPSKKAEIYTVDFEISAITNPYLEFWCHMYGNQMGELHLDIDSASYWKNDIMTPLSGNKGNQWFKVLVDLNNYRYLNKFRFRAITGAGFLSDLAVDDVKILDIPNPKLGNDIKACVGDTVNLQVDTGYGYTFIWKKSGLNDTLSVSNKLKVSASGTYIVLVSAPYGYTGTDTIVVDFGPFPSASFNYSVSSACLKNNLINFTNKSVISSGSMTYLFSFGDNTDTNTANVQHIYPKVDNFIVRLIATSDYGCKDTFFDTVSIYPDPVAKFSVNNTYQCRNSNNYVFTNQSTLSSGSLSYLWHFGDMDTSNVKNPSHSYSYSDTFTVSLIAISDKNCRDTIHEKVYVMAHPKAAFQINDSTQCLSGNQFSFTTQSAIPYGNLSYYWDFGKKGTSTATHPGYSFQNDGVYQIKLIASSTIGCKDSMIKNVYVYPMPQSAFSVSDTSGCLNGNMFYFTDLSTIKTGTLSLRYWYFGDGSSSVLPAPTRTYMNDGNFTVKLLVESDQGCQDSIEKKISVYPSPTADFSINNNSQCLSGNSFYFLNQSSIKSGTLTFQWNPGDNTRSDSVNKYHKYSNDGTFDVKLIAVSEKGCKDSITRQVVVNPMPVAGFSINKRSQCIEGNNYSFSNQTVLKSGSYTSNWFFGDGSTTQSQQASHQYSKVDTFKVKLVVVSDKGCSDSIIKEVYVKPMPKALFTVNDSMQCLSGNQFDFQNLSDIQFGLLSYFWEFNDQTTSDNENPSKTYSKSGKYNVKLMATSAFGCKDSFISAVIVFENPRVFLGNDTVINDTSTLLLDAGEGFVSYLWHDSSTSRNYFIDTSENPGMHTYFVTVTDSNGCSGTDSINIEIKPLGSLHDYQPVKIKVYPNPAKNYINIEFPTETELCFIRIFSAEGREIFSEKLPSEQGTVKTTLDLSFLKAGIYYLQIQENERITMFKIIKRP
- a CDS encoding glutamine--tRNA ligase/YqeY domain fusion protein, whose protein sequence is MNYDTEENSSRKKSLNFIEEIIEEDIRNGKNNGEVYTRFPPEPNGYLHIGHAKSICLNFGLAKKYNGKCNLRFDDTNPVTEDVEYVDSIMEDVRWLGFQWEGEPRYASDYFDQLYQWAVKLIKAGKAYVCDLSPDEFSELRGTPAEPGKESPYRNRSVEENLDLFERMKNGEFPDGSKVLRAKIDMASPNMLLRDPAIYRIKHAHHHRTGDKWCIYPMYDFAHGQSDYLEGITHSICTLEFEVHRPLYDWFLDQLIETEYRPRQIEFARLNLSYTVMSKRKLLELVEEKYVSGWDDPRMPTISGLRRRGYTPESIRDFSERVGVAKRENVIDVSLLEFCIREDLNKSAQRIMAVLNPLKLVITNLPDDYYEELPTENNPEDPESGSRLVPFSKNLLIEREDFMENPPKGYFRLFPGNEVRLKGAYIVKCTGFEKEGDQVTVVYGELDPATRSGLPGAQRKVKGTIHWVSEKHAVQAEIRLYDRLFNTPNPDEAEEGKDFKSNLNPDSLKIITGFIEPYVRGAKPYQKFQFQRIGYFCVDPDSDNNHLIFNRTATLRDSWQKAVK